The following proteins are co-located in the Solanum pennellii chromosome 1, SPENNV200 genome:
- the LOC107007565 gene encoding pathogenesis-related protein 5-like, which translates to MASHFTSFTNVWFLLFAIALGVKWSECTNITIINYCVETVWPGITPKNNFSGDGYELKQGQSAVFTAPAGWSGRIWGRTGCDFDKNGNGTCQTGRCGTGLKCREPGQPPASIAEFTLGDTDFYDVSLVDGFNLPIVVKPVNGKGNCSSVGCDSDLRPNCPSELALKSDGKTIACRSACNVFDTDEYCCRGTFSSPISCLPTNYSSIFKTACPVAYSFAFDDPTSIITCSSTDYLVSFCSSRNQNQTQCTNHGKNVTCNGAYGLNSLFKTRDILMVGLTTVISLGGLMF; encoded by the exons ATGGCTTCTCACTTTACTTCATTTACCAATGTTTGGTTTCTCTTGTTTGCTATTGCCTTAG gggtaaaatggtccgAATGTACGAATATTACCATTATAAACTACTGTGTAGAGACTGTATGGCCTGGAATTACACCTAAGAACAATTTCAGTGGAGATGGTTATGAGCTGAAACAAGGGCAGTCTGCCGTCTTTACCGCTCCGGCTGGGTGGAGTGGCCGTATATGGGGTCGAACCGGGTGTGACTTTGACAAGAATGGCAACGGTACGTGCCAGACCGGTAGGTGTGGGACCGGCTTAAAATGTCGTGAACCGGGTCAACCTCCAGCTTCAATTGCCGAATTTACCCTTGGGGATACTGATTTTTACGATGTTAGCCTTGTGGATGGGTTCAACTTGCCTATAGTAGTAAAACCTGTAAATGGCAAAGGAAACTGCAGTTCTGTAGGCTGTGACAGTGATCTCAGACCAAATTGCCCTTCTGAGCTAGCTCTCAAGTCGGACGGCAAGACGATCGCCTGCCGGAGCGCATGTAACGTCTTCGACACCGATGAATATTGCTGTAGGGGTACATTTAGTAGTCCAATTTCATGTTTGCCTACAAACTATTCAAGCATTTTCAAAACAGCATGCCCTGTGGCTTATAGCTTTGCCTTTGATGATCCAACTAGTATCATCACTTGCTCTTCTACTGACTATCTTGTGTCATTTTGTTCTTCAAG GAACCAGAACCAGACACAGTGCACAAATCATGGCAAGAATGTGACTTGTAATGGAGCATATGGATTGAATTCACTCTTTAAAACAAGAGATATACTGATGGTTGGATTGACAACAGTGATAAGTCTTGGAGGATTGATGTTTTGA
- the LOC107029258 gene encoding probable E3 ubiquitin-protein ligase RHC1A, with amino-acid sequence MPTIPRARVIVNGVQRMRTYHYYWCRHCQRSIRTTSANPFEILCPHCYGQVFYELDVTRPRLVLSNVTRLQPQPSSNSRLLDALALMVDPPIRQLNNDIGDENHRRSTRQRARVILQFIGPDDQPIRPVSPDENALSFPSLQELIDNDRPGPPPTPSSAIDALPRIVLTPNLLENDSVCPVCKDEFEVGIQVIELPCKHFYHSECIVPWLRLHNTCPVCRYQLQGFSNNEDQTGYNSYEQQEEEENIQNPLIWGWTQLTSLWPFSLMSSLRDRYFNTFETTTSAFPRGRAWWNPWIFS; translated from the exons ATGCCAACGATCCCTCGCGCTCGAGTTATTGTCAATGGAGTCCAGAGAATGAGGACATACCATTACTATTGGTGTAGACATTGTCAAAGATCCATAAGGACAACTTCAGCCAATCCATTTGAAATTTTATGTCCTCATTGTTATGGTCAAGTTTTCTATGAACTTGATGTGACAAGGCCTAGGCTTGTACTTTCTAATGTTACAAGGCTACAACCACAGCCTTCATCAAATTCTCGCCTTCTTGATGCTTTGGCACTCATGGTTGATCCACCAATTAGGCAACTAAACAACGATATTGGTGATGAAAATCATCGTAGGAGTACTAGACAACGTGCTCGTGTCATTCTCCAATTTATTGGCCCTGATGATCAACCTATTAGGCCTGTCTCTCCTGATGAGAACGCGCTTAGTTTTCCATCCCTTCAAGAATTGATTGATAATGACAGGCCTGGGCCACCTCCAACGCCATCTTCAGCAATCGATGCATTGCCAAGAATTGTCCTGACACCAAACCTGTTGGAAAATGACTCTGTTTGTCCTGTTTGCAAGGATGAGTTTGAAGTTGGGATACAAGTTATAGAGTTACCTTGCAAGCATTTTTATCATTCTGAATGCATTGTTCCATGGCTTAGACTCCATAATACTTGTCCCGTTTGTCGGTATCAACTGCAAGGATTCTCAAACAATGAGGATCAAACTGGTTACAATTCATAtgaacaacaagaagaagaggagaacATACAGAATCCTCTCATTTGGGGTTGGACTCAGCTTACCTCTCTTTGGCCTTTTAGTTTGATGTCAAGTTTGAGAGACAGATACTTTAACACTTTTGAGACTACAACTTCTGCTTTTCCTAGAG GGAGAGCTTGGTGGAATCCTTGGATTTTCTCTTGA
- the LOC107007572 gene encoding elongation of fatty acids protein 3-like has protein sequence METLEYWLVNHPIITNFEWNQNSTFGSSLLFLALTVLTYLALTFSFHYFPLLPTLSPASLRFISAVHNLFLFLLSLIMAVGCSLSALHQMPHNDWTWVICFPANHTPPRGPVFFWAYIFYFSKMVEFLDTLLIILSGSRSRRLSFLHVYHHAVVVVMCYMWLSSSQTLFPVALVTNASVHVLMYAYYFLCTLGFRPWWKRLVTNCQIVQFVFSFLISGLMLYYHFTGSGCSGIHGWCFNAVFNASLLALFLDFHSKNYAKKRKDVKLS, from the coding sequence ATGGAAACTCTTGAATACTGGCTCGTCAATCATCCAATCATCACCAATTTCGAATGGAATCAAAACTCCACATTCGGTTCTTCACTTCTTTTCCTAGCTCTCACTGTCCTCACTTACCTCGCGCTCACTTTCTCTTTCCACTATTTCCCTCTTCTCCCTACACTCTCCCCTGCCTCCCTCCGCTTCATCTCCGCCGTCCACaacctcttcctcttccttctctcacTAATCATGGCCGTCGGATGCTCCCTCTCCGCCTTACACCAAATGCCCCATAATGATTGGACTTGGGTCATTTGCTTCCCGGCTAATCACACTCCCCCACGTGGACCCGTATTCTTCTGGGCTTACATCTTCTATTTCTCCAAGATGGTTGAATTTCTAGATACCCTTTTGATAATTCTCAGCGGGTCTAGATCTAGACGGCTGTCGTTCCTCCATGTGTACCACCACGCGGTGGTGGTTGTAATGTGTTATATGTGGCTTTCTTCCTCCCAGACTCTGTTTCCGGTGGCGCTTGTTACCAATGCTTCGGTTCATGTGCTAATGTACGCTTACTACTTCCTGTGTACCTTGGGATTTCGTCCATGGTGGAAGAGATTGGTAACGAATTGTCAAATTGTACaattcgttttcagtttcctgATTTCGGGTTTGATGCTGTATTATCACTTTACCGGGTCGGGTTGCTCCGGGATCCATGGATGGTGCTTCAATGCTGTTTTCAATGCTTCCCTTTTGGCACTCTTCCTTGATTTTCATTCCAAAAATTATGCAAAGAAGAGGAAAGATGTTAAGCTGTCGTGA
- the LOC107006268 gene encoding protein RETICULATA-RELATED 1, chloroplastic-like: MSLPVFQTAQIKPINTQIIPYSKPLFPPLLCSQIRVYKVCKIKATSSPAVDGDPVSGLERCFQGSPALDHPTSSSSSTVMFAPVMKGGKYGALGSVTLEKGKLDLSSKQQTSSTPELSTGGGGGNMGKNLNHGGGDGGDDDGDDDDYFDDFDDGDEGDEGGLFRRRMLLQELFDRKFVDAVLNEWQKTMLDLPPGLRQAYEMGLVSSAQLVNFLAYNARPTVARFISRLLPEGLCRAFNGRKIADPAFLSKLLLDQALTIGCSVWWEVKNRKERIKQEWDLALLNVLTATACNAAVFWTLAPCQSYGNTFRFDLQNTLQKLPNNIFEKSYPLREFDLQKRIHSFLYKAAELCMIGLSAGAVQGALSNLLANKKEGRLSVSIPSVSSNALGYGAFLGVYANLRYQLLNGFDRAVFNYFDVIGVALVFSTAMRALNVQVGETSRLAWLGVEVDPLAHSDDVLKAYSRPTEGGVEQSSSKWFISKNSIVSGLGLLGIKQGQSGSTTEGETSAPKARRKRIVRKKVAS, translated from the exons atgtCTCTGCCAGTATTCCAAACAGCACAAATCAAGCCTATCAATACCCAAATCATTCCTTACTCAAAACCCTTGTTTCCCCCTTTGCTCTGTAGCCAAATTAGAGTCTATAAAGTTTGTAAAATCAAGGCTACATCGTCGCCGGCAGTCGATGGAGACCCAGTTTCTGGTTTGGAACGTTGCTTTCAAGGGTCACCTGCGCTTGATCATCCGACGTCTTCGTCATCTTCTACGGTCATGTTTGCGCCAGTGATGAAGGGAGGAAAATATGGTGCGCTTGGTTCGGTTACTTTGGAAAAAGGGAAGCTTGATTTGTCATCGAAGCAGCAGACCAGCTCTACTCCTGAG CTTTCAACTGGCGGAGGAGGTGGAAATATGGGGAAAAATCTAAATCATGGCGGTGGTGATGgaggtgatgatgatggtgatgatgacgATTACTTTGATGATTTCGATGATGGTGATGAAGGAGATGAAGGTGGGCTCTTTAGGAGACGAATGCTACTGCAGGAA TTGTTTGATCGAAAATTTGTTGACGCCGTGCTGAATGAGTGGCAGAAGACAATGCTGGATTTGCCACCTGGACTTCGGCAAGCCTATGAAATG GGATTAGTCAGTTCTGCTCAATTGGTGAACTTTCTTGCCTACAATGCTAGGCCTACCGTGGCTAGATTTATTTCTCGGTTACTTCCTGAAGGATTATGTAGGGCGTTCAATGGCAG GAAGATAGCAGATCCAGCTTTTTTGAGCAAGCTGCTTCTGGATCAGGCACTTACAATTGGTTGCTCAGTGTGGTGGGAGGTAAAAAACCGTAAAGAAAG GATTAAGCAGGAGTGGGATCTTGCTCTTCTTAACGTCCTAACTGCAACGGCTTGCAATGCTGCTGTTTTTTGGACGCTTGCTCCTTGTCAATCCTATGGGAATACTTTCCGCTTCGATTTGCAGAACACTTTACAGAAGCTGCCGAACAATATCTTTGAGAAGAGTTACCCTTTAAGAGAATTTGACTTGCAGAAGAGAATTCATTCCTTTTTGTATAAGGCTGCAGAGTTGTGTATGATTGGCCTCAGTGCAGGAGCTGTGCAGGGTGCTCTTTCAAATCTTCTTGCCAATAAAAAGGAGGGAAG GTTATCAGTGTCTATCCCATCTGTGAGTAGTAATGCACTTGGTTATGGGGCCTTCCTTGGTGTATATGCAAACCTGCGTTATCAGCTGTTGAATGGATTTGACAGAGCTGTTTTTAACTACTTTGATGTCATTGGGGTGGCTCTCGTCTTCAGCACTGCCATGAG AGCGTTGAATGTTCAAGTAGGAGAGACATCAAGATTAGCTTGGCTTGGTGTGGAGGTGGATCCACTGGCTCATTCAGATGATGTCTTGAAGGCATACAGTAGGCCTACTGAAGGAGGGGTTGAGCAGTCATCTTCAAAATGGTTCATATCCAAGAATTCCATTGTTTCTGGGCTTGGGCTTTTGGGTATCAAACAAGGTCAGAGTGGCTCAACGACTGAGGGTGAAACATCAGCTCCTAAGGCTCGAAGAAAAAGAATAGTCAGGAAAAAGGTAGCAAGCTGA
- the LOC107009202 gene encoding RHOMBOID-like protein 10, chloroplastic codes for MEMAGWASLPSNPKFHQTVSIWGPTTTHIITNAAALRLGDALHRRLQSSIKHIFCHVHGPILKDACHKWTLHVTGFNILQWSQDVFSAEDMSLLFFSADESRRKFRKIQNSYSKSSRSFFSSERKWTNIFLALNILIYIAQVATEGKLLFWGAKINSLIDKGQLWRLITSSFLHTNIVHLMVNCYSLNSVGPGVEKVSGPKRYVALYLTSAIASSAMSYWLSKAPAVGASGAIFGLVGSFAVFVLRHRGMVKGTEGDLRYIANVIVLNLAIGLMTKGIDNWGHLGGLMGGAATSWLLGPAWEIQSISSEGRRVFADTAPIFSLIPTKRDKS; via the exons ATGGAAATGGCGGGTTGGGCATCCCTTCCCTCCAATCCCAAATTTCATCAGACAGTATCCATATGGGGTCCCACAACCACCCACATCATCACCAACGCCGCCGCTCTCCGCCTCGGCGACGCCCTCCACCGTCGTCTTCAATCCTCTATCAAG CATATCTTTTGTCATGTTCATGGCCCTATATTGAAGGATGCATGTCATAAATGGACCCTTCATGTCACTGGATTCAACATCCTTCAGTGGTCACAGGATGTCTTCTCTGCCGAAGACATGAGCTTATTATTCTTCAGCGCTGATGAAAGTAGAAGGAAATTTAGAAAGATTCAGAATTCATACTCAAAGTCATCAAGATCATTCTTTTCCAGTGAAAGGAAATGGACCAACATATTCCTTGCACTTAACATATT GATATATATTGCACAAGTCGCAACAGAAGGCAAGCTTTTATTTTGGGGAGCTAAG ATTAACAGTCTTATTGACAAAGGGCAACTATGGAGGCTGATTACTTCGTCATTCTTGCATACAAACATAGTGCATCTCATG GTTAATTGTTATTCCTTGAATTCAGTTGGGCCTGGTGTTGAAAAAGTTAGTGGCCCTAAAAGATATGTTGCTCTGTACTTGACGTCTGCAATTGCAA GTTCAGCTATGAGTTACTGGCTTAGTAAGGCACCTGCAGTCGGTGCCTCAGGAGCAATTTTTGGATTA GTTGGATCTTTTGCAGTATTCGTTTTGAGGCATAGGGGCATGGTCAAAGGCACCGAGGGGGATCTTCGATACATAGCAAATGTGATTGTTCTAAATTTG GCAATTGGACTAATGACCAAAGGGATCGACAACTGGGGACAT CTCGGAGGTTTAATGGGAGGAGCTGCAACATCATGGCTTCTTGGCCCAGCATGGGAGATTCAGTCCATCTCCAGTGAAGGAAGACGAGTATTTGCTGACACAGCACCAATTTTTTCTCTCATTCCAACTAAAAGGGACAAGTCATAA